The Plectropomus leopardus isolate mb chromosome 1, YSFRI_Pleo_2.0, whole genome shotgun sequence sequence GCTGAAGGGTGATCCAGGCTTTATTACTTTTCAGAGGAAGCCACCtccagaggagaaaatgaaagcaggaggaggagaaggagaaggggGAAGACTTGAATAGTAAcctttttacaaataaaaatctgtaagCCTGTAAGTTTAACTGTTTTGTCATTacactgactttttcttttgatggaGATGGACATGCTAAGTgcctttaaaaaagcatttttgttcAACAACGCACAACAATATGCTGTTGTATTACACTGAATTACTTTAATATATCCTATATACTATTCCTGGTTTTAATGACAGCTcttattttactgctttattgCCTGTgtactcgtgtgtgtgtgtgtgtgtgtgtgtgtgtgtgtgtgcgtgttacaGTTCCTTGTAAgaaaagtgccacaaaaataaagtttgactgattgattgCTCGCTGGATCCAATTCATCCACTACTTTACATGCATCTGTAGTGCTGCGCAGACATTTGTCCCTacaaactgaataaaaagtggtaaattattatttcactCAGTGACCAAATCAAATCTGTCAGAAATTAGACCACCTAATCCACAGCCCCCAAAGCTTTTGGGTCATTGACACATGACGACTGCAGCACTACGAGCACACCAGGCTGctaactttattattttcttgtgtaaaatatttcatCTTCGGCATAACAGATGCGACTTTAATGTGCTTAGAAAGAACAACTGACGCTCGTCCGATAacatatatgatatataattattaatagGGAGCACAAACGTAGTTTAAATGTTCAATTTGTCTGTACAGACTGAATCTTGAGCCTTTGTACTCCAAACATCACGCTACATCTGATTTAAACAACCTGTTACACCAATTTACCCACAGGCTCCATCTTTTCCCGTCTCTTACCTGTCAGAAAAACGATCAAAATCCACCACTTCGGCACCAGAAACATCGTCCAAATCCTGTTGTTCAATTCCGTAAAAGTTTTCTGGTTAGTGTCGTCTGTTTTTCTCCTTCGTCTCATCTCTTGGCGATGTTTCCAGTTAACTAACTGGTGGATAACGGGACTGCAGCGCGGGATCAGCGGGACCAGCGTTAAgcttgtcaaaataaaactcaaaacttCCGGCTAGGGCTTTCCAAATAAAAGCTTGTCTGACGCAAgcaggaaataagaaaataagggattgtttgttatttgtgagGGGAGAAAGGGCTGTGAGAAAGGGGGCAGGCATGTCAGATAATTTATGAAGCACTGGAGAGGGACTTATtgtttgggggggtgggggggttggcTCAGAGGATGGGCATACCACCTTTACTATGATACATCCATGGGGCATACACATTAAAGtggttgtattttacatttgtttaccacagattttaaaagaaaaatcacattttatcagAGCCAGGACtggtaaaaatggaaattaaataacatttctgGTGATCTTTGGACACATCATGAATGTCAAATGCTTTCATCAGAAAAATATAACTACTTGATCTAAGCTTAAAATATGGTTCCTActgcttaaggcaagttagatttaagactttttaggactttttaatgccactcagtagaccacaataaccaaaactgaacaaCAAAAGCACGAACTGACCAATAACTCAGGGTTAGGGACTTTTTTTACCCAAAGATTTATTGTAACGTAAAAtatgatatgatgatatgatatgatttttGGTCAAGTTAAAAAGTCAGATGATCTGGgcttcaaatgttgaaaagctTATTTTATCCTGAGCTGCatgatgttaatgttaattaacatgatgttaatgttaattaacatcatgcaaattattttgagattttacaatgcaacatcagaaaaaatgattgattttatGTCCCATGTCATTTTTAGACAGActgattaaatacattttaatgccaattaaagccttattttttgatgaatgaATTGAATGccttttaaggatctgcgggaaccctgACATGGTGATATTTCCTCAAAATCACTAGTTCTCTTTTaaaatttggtcaaaaataaacAGCTAATACCAACTAACCAACATGCACAACATGAGTGAAAAACTAAGGCTTCTTTCAACTCAGAAATCTAATTACTAATTTATGGTGAAGGAAGGGTCATGCATAAAACAATAGTcccttagttttttttaagtgatacAGAATATGATTAATTGTAGGTTTTTTGGCATAGCCCTGCTAATACTATGTCACCTTTACGCACTAGacaatattttactgtttctgcAACAGCACCTGCcaaagtatataaatatatgccAGCTAagtcattttaagtgtttgtttagAGTTACACATGTATTGCActtgccagtaggtggcagaGCAAGCTCTCGCACACCTTACTGAAAGCCAAATAGCAAAAGACTAGTCAGTTGATAATCTGAGTGCCTGGCATCGCACTTGGTGCTGCTCTAATGATAGCCTTTATGTTTTGcaagtaaaataaaagccaGTCTGAATggtgaaaaatatatacatcAGGTTACTTAAGTATTCACTATGATGGAAAGTACTATGAGAAATATGTAATAATGTTAGACACAATACATTcaaataaagtgaaacatttatatgtgtatattatTCAACCAAGATACCCATTCTACAAAGACTCTGGACTAAGCACCAAAAAGGAATAATAATGGAATATAAGTTAAATTACTGAAGTGTTCAACAAACTGAGATAGACTACTCTCATAAAGGGTCAGTAGCCTTTGACGGTTGAGTCATGGATAAAGATAAAGTAGAatgtcaaaaacactgttttcgCTGAAAATGTGAATGCACATCAGGTTGATGACTTGTCACAAGTTTATTTCtacagcacatttcagcaacaatgCTTTTAAAAGGACATTTAGATATAGCTTTAAATAAAGGCATCACAGTGTGACGAAAACAGAAgataaataaaagctaaaataagATGGACAtttgtaaaatacaataataaaagtGTAAGAAATGATTTAATGCTTTGGGCCTTCTTCGCTCAATAAATGGCAGGGgcagacagaaatattttcaccCTTGCATTAAAAAGGTTGCTGTAGACCTACATTTTCTGGGGGCTTGTTCCAAATATATGTAAAGACTGAAGGCTGCTTCTCCCTGTTTAGTTTTGAACCCAGGGATAGAGACCAAAGCTGTCTCGGATGACCTGTGAGGTCTCAAAGGTTCATACTGTAGCAGAGGACCAGAAATATATTTTGGCCAGATagtctgttattttattttgaagttcgAAATAACCCCATATCCGGTACTAGTTGCCTTGTTGTGTAACTTTAAAGCAGGGTGGGACGCACGGAGACGCTCTCtgcagagacagggagacaatGGATGGTGGTGGTAATGCAGGAAAGGACACTTTTAACTATTAGAAAAGTAAATAGGAAAATGAATTTACAAAAACTTTCAGACGTGAAAGAATTCCCCAAATAAAGGCAAGCATTAGTGGTACtacttttattaataatatatttttgtttatacatGTTGACTGGCCAAACTACCAATCCTGGTTATATGAGAATCCAGCTTTCTTGGAAGGTGTATGTGGCCATCTTGTGTTCAGGATTTATACATTTACAagaatttgctgttatgtttattttatttcagcgTTATCTTTACAGCGCATTTCATGAGTGGAAAACATCTCACAATGTTTCACAACACAAATCCCAATGTAAAGCTTTACAATTgctaagataaaaataataattataataaacgTATTTGTAATGTACACTGTCATTCTTTGTTTAATtgcattttcaacaaaaatgtctcaaaaaaattcaacatgattaaacttttttttttcttttttcttaataaacaaACTCCCTTTTTGTACTCTGGTACCTTATTTGCATTAAgagtacaaaaatatatatatcttcatgtgaatcagtttatttttagtgtgAATATGGTTTGTGGGCCCATAGCACCCTATCGTGGGCCACATTGGGCCCACTGTAGGTTGAGTATTACTGGTCTACTGTCTTAAAAGTTTAGATGTATTAAGTGTATGTttcatttgcaatttttaaataaaaaaaataaaattaaataaaaaactgagaGACATGGAGAAATTATCAATTCCAACAATGAGAGTAGGTTCTAGTTCTAGTTTCTTGAAAATCATTGTGAAGCAAAATTGAAAGCACCAAATAGAGAGGACAATAAATCTGGTTTAATGTCTACCTTTCTACACAAAGTTAGACacaactaaaagaaaactaaactacaagaaaactacattacaactaaaacaaaaattgttttatCGAGcataaacaatgaaacaaaactgaaggCCTTCTCTTTAGTGAAGAGATAGCTTCTTTAAACAGCAAACTACCAACAGTTAGGCCCAGGACACACTACATGCAAGAGTAGCACGTGACAGCAACCTCACCGAACTGCTGCGTCTTGTCAGTTGCAGGATTCACACTGAAAGCATCTTTGCTGCGAAGTTGttgcagggctgcctgctgctatatGTTCTGTATTCCCACAATTGTAAGCACATagtccactcatttatgaagccatgCAAGTTTCTGCATTGTCAGtaacacagtcctgcaaatatttcacaataaaatgccttgtgtcaacaattGTAgggattctgttgacagaaacTTTGTCAGGGGACTTGTAGttggaaatgaaaacaggaaaGGTTAAGTAAAAAAGATGTTTCTATTTCCTAatgtctgtgacagagaaaTTGAAActagtaaaaggtggtataatattaatataattattaaacaCCATTTTCATTGTGTATTTCTGCTCACAACCACGtgtcatgtggaaaaaaaatcactgagccaccgtttctctagatgtggcGTAGCTTCATTGCATTGCTAACACCAGCAGTGCGAGTGCTTTAACCTGTTAACATGGGCGCCAAATAAGAAAAACCCAATAGGTTCTGTGATGCTCACGCGCTGCTCACGCAGACAGTGTGTCCCGCACATTACACCCAACAGCAAGAGTCACACTGACTGAGCCTTGCGTTCTTATGTAACAATGCCAACATATTGAGTCTAAAGATAAAATTCCACCTAATTTAGTTTTTGACTGTTGAGCCCACCTAGCACTCCAGTCcctgtttaaaacaaacaacagcataggtttcatttaaaaattggGGGGACACATTTGAAACTGTTCAGGTACACGGTTTGGAGGGTCCTCTGCTTTCAAATTTTGAGTGTCAAagacttaatttcctgcattctgttGAATTTTTCTGCACCTGTTTGTGCCTTTTTCTCATTAATTTATGATGgaaattgtattattttctacAAAATTAAAGTCCTATGCTACTAATGTTTTATTTGGAGGAGGACAAATGCTTGTTCTATATACTGAGGGGCAAGTGTCCCATGTGTGCCCCCGAAATCTAGCTTATGATAACAGATCAGGCTTTATGGGCTTTGAGACCGCTATTTTGGGCTCCCTGCCACTCTTCAACTGATTTTCACACaaacaagtgaaaaatgttcaacatctCATACATAAAATTACAGatatagagtggtgaaggggtGACGTATTTTTGTTGGCtaaccaggaagttagcattGCACTAGTTCCCTCGTccaaaaccttatgggatttttgaatgggattttcgattatcgccaaaaataagctttttgaTGAACATGAGTTTATGAGAcctacacattttgttcagcatgataatctccacagatgaacaccatttttgtgtgtttcaaaatgtaaatgaaattgGCAAGTGTAAAAAGGTATTGGTAGGCTATACACGAACTACATCATGGTCACACAACTTAAacgtcacaactacaaacactgtaaaaacacattaaaacaatcgaaaaatattataaagagGTAAATCTACAAGTTTGAGCACTGTAAAGTTGGGtgagtgggtttaatgagtgTCTGTGTCCGGTGTGATGACGTCTTGCATccctgacaaacactgtagtcccatttagccacttggtagcaactgcctttttcaagatgagtaaaacattaaaagttacaaaatcgGGTTTATATGGACGTAtatgcagaacaaaatgtgttaatatcTTTGGCCTGTGTTAAACACAGATCGTATTTACGGTATTTTAcagaaaacccattcaaaaaaaaacatagactttaagatgagggaaccagaagTGCATAAAGGCAAATGAACTTttggactcattacttcaccactatATTGCCTCTCTTGAATTGAGtataggtttgtttttttgggccaATTATGTCAGAACTACATTCATGGaggcaaaaatgttgtttgggCCAATCAGGTCACACCTTGAGTGTGTGGTTACTGGCCACTATAGGGTTAAGTCAATGGAGATAAAACAGAGGACTGAAGAGAGTGGTTGATACATGTTGGAGACTTTAGACCTCATAATCCTTTGGCTTATTGGCTGGCACAGGAGGTCTGTCATGCTCACGATCATCATAGGGCTCATCATAGCGGTCGTCATCATCACGACGTCGGTCTCTGCGGTCATCATAGCGCTCATCATCATAGCGACGGTCGTCATCATAGCGGTCATTGCGATCACTGTACCTGTCACGGTGGTCATCGTAGTCACGGCGATCAGTGTAGTCGCTGCGGCGGTCATCGTAGTCACTTCGGCGATCATCGTACTCACTGCGTCGGTCATTGTAATCGCTGCGGCGATCGTTGTAGTCACGTCGGTCATCATAATCTCTGCGTGTGTCGTAGTCACGCTCACTCCGTCCCTCGTAGCGGTCACTGTGACCGCCAGGGCTCCTCACACTGGAGTCATCGTAATCACGTGGGTCCTCCTCCCCATCAGCACGGCGACTCTCACCATTTCTAGGTGGCTCTTTGTCGCTGTACTCTCCCTCTCGAACTCTGGAAAGTGAAGACATAACAGTCAGTTTATTTTAGTGCATTTCTTTGACAGCTTCATCCTGAAGAGTTTTCAACATAGTTGCCTTCAAACTGTTTCAGCTGTGTTGTTGTGGTTTATTcttttggccaaaaaacagTGGCAGGTGAGGTTTGTTGGTTGAGCTGCAACAGCGAgactggtattgttttcactttgcgagtctgtgtgtgtgttgttttgagcATTTGCCACGTGTTTGCAAGGTGCATCTTTCTATGGACAAATTTTGTCATTGTAATAGTGTCACAATCATGTATGATGCAGTCATGAAGCTTTATGGGACAGTGGTTGAGATTACAGTGAAGGCTAAGTTCAAAGATGGGTATGGTCTGAGTAAGGGAGCTGGAAGTAGAGAAAACGCCTTTGACTTTTAATTGATTGGTGTTGTGGCTGATGTGATTCCAGTGCAtgatttgacatttgacatttgaatgcctttattgtcattgcatgTTCACAAACCACGAGACTGACTGtctctcattaaaaaaactatttccaTTCACTCtgctcaaacacactcacatacacacatgtaaaaataaatctctGTTGGTCACTAGTTACACTCGAATGGCCGACCACCTGCTCATTCAGCCTCATAAATGGCCCATATCAGATGTTCACATAACATACTGTTCATAAGTCAGTGTGTGTCTTTAAAGGAGAAAAACGTTACCCCATGGCATattcctccttcttctccttcttacggcagcagcagcaatagatgatgatgataagTACGATCAGTGCGGCGACAACACCACCGATGATTCCTGCAGTGGAGCCAATGTTCATGGAAGCTGTCGGATTGAAGGAAGACGAGTtgggagaagagaaagaagaaaacaaagaaagtataATTCACTGCTGTAAAGATGTTTTCACTGGAGAGACTAAGTTCCCAGACTGTTAATGAAAAGTTGCCATTAGAAGGTTTCTCTCACGTGGCATGACCGCAAGGGTGACATTGCAGGTAGCAGAGCGAATCTTGTTAGCTGAGGTGCAGATGTAGAATCCTGATGCCTCCTTGGAGATATTGAATAGAGACAGGATTCCTccctctgaaaaaaagaaagagagagatcaacatcattattttttgttttattattttgtagaTTACAAGATCAACAGCTCTACTGCTTGTAAAAAATCCAATCAGTTATCACTGCTGTTTATCATAGTTGGAAACTTTATTGTATTTCAGTTTTAGCTGATCACAGGAATATTGCTATCAGCTAGATGTCTACCAATAAGTAACAAGATactacaaaacagaaatgttatatacagtatgtgtgaggcataaactgtatatattatggatgtagctaccatgACGTCACCGACTGATTTGTGGACttccattttgaagcctttagTTTGGCATGTTGGCCGTTGCCAAATGAGCACAAGATGGCAGATGGTTGTATTGTGACTTCACTCTTGTACAATGGGAATAAGTGGAGACGTTGTCCagctttatatacagtctatgatttaaACAGCACATTCTAAGgtcatgaaaacacagcaagtcTTAGTTTGTGGTGATTACACACTGATGAAAAcagttatgattattatattcTATCTTTGCCAATATAGCCCGTTAAATgctacacattggacctttaaatatCGACAATTATAATGGCCACAACAATCCAGTTTTGCTTTATCTTCAGAGATGCGCGTCTTTCTTTTGCAGAGGTAAGTACACCTTTGTGTGTTGGCAATTGACTTatattttccaacatttatCGTCCTGACACTGTGTCACTGATACTTACTGTCGGTGGTTCTGGGGTCTGGCACACGAGGTATGTTCCTGACATCTCGACTTTCCCACTTATAAGTTGGTGGCGGGGAGCCTTCCTCAGACTTACAGGTCAGGTTGATGTTTTGGCCGTACTCTGCCTTGCCCTCGATCTTGCAGATAGGCTTTGATGGAGCCACTaggaaaagaaagtaaatgaaGAATCATCTCACACATTCTCTCTTTTTAGGACGCTAATAACTGTGTAAGATAAAGTTGCCAACGAAGACTTTTTTCAGGTCTTGTACCTGGTTAGGATGCGACAATTCTTTCTTGGCTTTTCTGAAGCATACACGTTTGAAATAATAGTAGTCGCCAGTAAATAAGCATCCACATTAGCACTGGTTTAGCTGTatttggtaacttttataaaagtaacttttttatatatatatttgctaaaactgttACTACATCCACATGGAAGTAAATAAGATggataatctgtgaaaataaAGTAGTGTTCCTCCTCCTTGCAGTGCCTCAGATGGTATTTGCATCCACagctgaaagaaatcaaccaatcagagtcgAGGCGTCTACAATgaagctgtcaatcatgtgAATCACCATTTGTGAGCTGCAATCAAACCgccaaactaggcagcgctgatcaaatataagtcaagattctgttactgcattactcatttcttgcatcaaatgttttcagagcaTATACTTTaatgtactgtttagctgtaaaatgaagaactttttaaaaagtatttcacacTTGCTTTGACAACGTAAACATATATTTTCCATGCCAGGGAAACCCTTTGAAATGAATTGAATCAAAccccaacattttaaaatgcagtgtACTTGcgaataacattttgaaagtctataAGAGGTGcaagattaaatcatttatCCCAACTCAAGTTAGAGAAGCACTACATCAGAAAGAAGCTGTTTGGCCAGCTGATGATAGCCGCTAGGCAGCATTTGGCCGCGCTCAGCCACTGTAAGTCTCTAGTGCACGACAGGAAGATCTATGTGGGAGTTTGGGGAAATTCAGTgtggaaataatttttttttgtcttcatgcgccaatgagcaactttcatTGGAATGACTGGGGCCCTGTCTCCAGGTCTCTAAATACATCTGTGGGCTGAATGCAGCGCTGTTAAAACAGTAAACTAAAACAGGAAGTAAAGTGGCCAGCGTAATTAGATTCCTTTTGATGATTTActtgtaattttaaaacattttttgcactccATTCCTACAAGCATTACATATTTCCGTATCTTACATAAgagtacatttaaaaagtgactAAAGCCCCCACTTTTGGCTTGAGTATCCCCTCCCtggaatgtggaaaaaaagcctcaaaatgAGCAGGGCTGGAAGGAGGACTAAGACACGGCCAGTCACTCAGTTGTACCGCCTCTTGATCAACAGCTCCTCCCTGCCCCCCGCGCACACACAAATTAGTCGGTTGGAGTGAGGGCAGTAATGGGACAGTAACAGGGGGCTCGGTTGTTAATGAAAGCAGGCTCCTGCTTCCAGGATCAGCAAACTGAAAAATTCTATTGCAATAGCCAGGCTTTAACTATTAAAGGGCATTAATTAACACAATATGTAGGGTCCAAATGAATGAAGCATAAGCTGGACGCTCTAACCAATCTTGTATCCACTTGAAATAAATCCACCATAGCACTCGATAAGTTTACTTCAACTTTGCAGGTGATACAGATGGTCCgccaacataaaaatatttcacagaaatataaaaagagactaaattaaaagaaatcGAGAGCTATTAAGAGgtcaaaaactgttttgctcCACtcttcactctgtctgtcttatAATATCTCATCTGTGATCTCgcaaaaaggtgaaaacaaaaaaataaaatgcaaacaaaacagttaTAATTAGACCTCATTCTTTTATCCATGTAAATTTTTATCATGTCTTTTTCCATACGGTGTCCAAAATGAGTCCTTAATGTTAACATAAAACCAAATACAATCAcctgtaaatactgtaaatgttatttttaaacaccttttaaacaaatcaattgttttttaatccaTGAAATGAAACAGTGATATGATTTTTAGTACAATATGAATGCATTTTTGGCTCCCGCACAATATATAggattttaatactttgcactTAAATGTCAAGAGTTGGACCTGAATCATGTGACAACACTACTAAATACccatatatattgcttttcaaccAAAAAGTGGTTTGGCAGTTTAGTTAGGCTACTCTTTACAGACTGAGCCTCAACATCTCCAATGCTCACAGTACAATGCCTAACTTTATGTTGAATGTAAAGCCAGAAACAGCATACAATACTCTTTTCACTTGCATTTTAACATGcacaatatttatttgaaaaaaaaaaaacaaagttacctAGAACCACTACACGAGCAGTGTCGGCTGGCTTGCCCTCATCGTCACCTGGAATCTGGACACGACACTcaaacactttgttttctgCTAGGGTGATGGAAGACAGTCTCAGGTCGGCCTTTCCCGTGGGAACATCCACATCCAGGGACGCCCGGCCTTCATACTGCGATGAGATGTCAGTAGTACCAGTAGAAAAATAGGTGGCGATTGTGTTCTGTTAAACAACGAGAGCATCGGAGAAATATTTaaagcagaagaaaacaaagtctTTGTGCTTGACACAGAATCATACACACATGCCAATAGAAACACACTGTGGTAATCTTACCTCTTTAGCgtttgctgctgcagcctcaGAAGACCAGGTGATGATGACTAGTGAGGGGTTAGTAGCTTTCGGTTGAAAGGTGCAGGGCAATGTGATGTTGTCACCCCTGGCATACTCATACATTTCTTTGGGGATATTCACATTGATGGCACCAACACCTGACAACACTGTCATACATTTAAGAACAGAGAATATTGATTATTGccatgtgcatgtgagtgtttgtCATTTATAAAGACAGTGAACTGAATTTATCATGTTAATCTGACTGCATTACAGCCTTCACTGTGGATGATCAAAGTGCGGAAACTAAGATCTGCACA is a genomic window containing:
- the LOC121947980 gene encoding cell surface A33 antigen-like, which translates into the protein MERRITTLTLLCLVLSGVGAINVNIPKEMYEYARGDNITLPCTFQPKATNPSLVIITWSSEAAAANAKENTIATYFSTGTTDISSQYEGRASLDVDVPTGKADLRLSSITLAENKVFECRVQIPGDDEGKPADTARVVVLVAPSKPICKIEGKAEYGQNINLTCKSEEGSPPPTYKWESRDVRNIPRVPDPRTTDKGGILSLFNISKEASGFYICTSANKIRSATCNVTLAVMPPSMNIGSTAGIIGGVVAALIVLIIIIYCCCCRKKEKKEEYAMGVREGEYSDKEPPRNGESRRADGEEDPRDYDDSSVRSPGGHSDRYEGRSERDYDTRRDYDDRRDYNDRRSDYNDRRSEYDDRRSDYDDRRSDYTDRRDYDDHRDRYSDRNDRYDDDRRYDDERYDDRRDRRRDDDDRYDEPYDDREHDRPPVPANKPKDYEV